The proteins below come from a single Vicugna pacos chromosome 13, VicPac4, whole genome shotgun sequence genomic window:
- the AGO1 gene encoding protein argonaute-1 isoform X2: protein MEAGPSGAAAGAYLPPLQQVFQAPRRPGIGTVGKPIKLLANYFEVDIPKIDVYHYEVDIKPDKCPRRVNREVVEYMVQHFKPQIFGDRKPVYDGKKNIYTVTALPIGNERVDFEVTIPGEGKDRIFKVSIKWLAIVSWRMLHEALVSGQIPVPLESVQALDVAMRHLASMRYTPVGRSFFSPPEGYYHPLGGGREVWFGFHQSVRPAMWKMMLNIDVSATAFYKAQPVIEFMCEVLDIRNIDEQPKPLTDSQRVRFTKEIKGLKVEVTHCGQMKRKYRVCNVTRRPASHQTFPLQLESGQTVECTVAQYFKQKYNLQLKYPHLPCLQVGQEQKHTYLPLEVCNIVAGQRCIKKLTDNQTSTMIKATARSAPDRQEEISRLMKNASYNLDPYIQEFGIKVKDDMTEVTGRVLPAPILQYGGRNRAIATPNQGVWDMRGKQFYNGIEIKVWAIACFAPQKQCREEVLKNFTDQLRKISKDAGMPIQGQPCFCKYAQGADSVEPMFRHLKNTYSGLQLIIVILPGKTPVYAEVKRVGDTLLGMATQCVQVKNVVKTSPQTLSNLCLKINVKLGGINNILVPHQRSAVFQQPVIFLGADVTHPPAGDGKKPSITAVVGSMDAHPSRYCATVRVQRPRQEIIEDLSYMVRELLIQFYKSTRFKPTRIIFYRDGVPEGQLPQILHYELLAIRDACIKLEKDYQPGITYIVVQKRHHTRLFCADKNERIGKSGNIPAGTTVDTNITHPFEFDFYLCSHAGIQGTSRPSHYYVLWDDNRFTADELQILTYQLCHTYVRCTRSVSIPAPAYYARLVAFRARYHLVDKEHDSGEGSHISGQSNGRDPQALAKAVQVHQDTLRTMYFA from the exons ATGGAAGCGGGACCCTCGGGAGCAG CTGCAGGCGCCTACCTGCCCCCTCTGCAGCAGGTGTTCCAGGCACCTCGCCGGCCTGGCATTGGCACTGTGGGGAAACCAATCAAGCTCCTGGCCAATTACTTTGAGGTGGACATCCCTAAGATTGACGTCTACCACTACGAGGTGGATATCAAGCCGGATAAGTGTCCTCGCAGAGTCAACCG GGAAGTGGTGGAATACATGGTCCAGCATTTCAAGCCTCAGATCTTTGGTGATCGCAAGCCCGTGTATGATGGAAAGAAGAACATTTACACTGTCACAGCATTGCCCATTGGCAATGAACGG GTTGACTTTGAGGTGACAATCCCTGGGGAAGGGAAGGATCGAATCTTCAAGGTTTCCATCAAGTGGCTAGCCATTGTGAGCTGGCGCATGCTGCATGAGGCCTTGGTCAGTGGCCAAATCCCTGTTCCCCTGGAGTCTGTGCAAGCCCTGGATGTGGCCATGAGGCACCTGGCATCCATGAG GTACACCCCTGTGGGCCGCTCCTTCTTCTCACCGCCTGAGGGCTACTACCACCCGCTGGGGGGTGGGCGCGAGGTCTGGTTCGGCTTTCACCAGTCTGTGCGCCCTGCCATGTGGAAGATGATGCTCAACATTGATG TCTCAGCCACCGCCTTCTACAAGGCGCAGCCAGTGATTGAGTTCATGTGTGAGGTGCTGGACATCAGGAACATAGATGAGCAGCCTAAGCCTCTCACGGACTCTCAGCGTGTGCGCTTCACCAAGGAGATCAAGG GCCTAAAGGTGGAAGTGACCCACTGTGGACAGATGAAGAGGAAATATCGCGTGTGTAATGTTACTCGCCGCCCTGCCAGCCATCAGAC GTTTCCCTTGCAGCTGGAGAGTGGACAGACTGTGGAATGTACAGTGGCACAGTATTTCAAGCAGAAATACAACCTTCAGCTCAAGTatccccacctgccctgcctgcAGGTTGGCCAGGAACAAAAGCATACCTACCTGCCTCTAGAG GTCTGTAACATTGTGGCTGGGCAGCGCTGCATTAAGAAGCTGACCGACAACCAGACTTCGACCATGATAAAGGCTACAGCTAGGTCGGCCCCAGACAGACAGGAGGAGATCAGCCGTCTG ATGAAGAATGCTAGCTACAACCTAGATCCCTACATCCAGGAATTTGGGATCAAGGTGAAGGATGACATGACGGAGGTGACAGGGCGAGTGCTGCCGGCGCCCATCTTGCAGTACGGCGGCCGG AACCGGGCCATTGCCACACCCAATCAGGGTGTCTGGGACATGCGGGGGAAACAGTTCTACAATGGGATTGAGATCAAAGTCTGGGCCATCGCCTGCTTCGCACCCCAAAAACAGTGTCGAGAAGAGGTGCTCAA GAACTTCACCGACCAGCTGCGGAAGATTTCCAAGGATGCAGGAATGCCTATCCAGGGCCAACCTTGCTTCTGCAAATACGCGCAGGGGGCAGACAGCGTGGAGCCCATGTTCCGGCATCTCAAGAACACCTACTCAGGGCTGCAGCTCATTATCGTCATCCTGCCAGGGAAGACGCCAGTGTATG CTGAAGTGAAACGTGTTGGAGATACACTGTTGGGAATGGCTACACAGTGTGTGCAAGTGAAGAATGTGGTCAAGACCTCACCTCAGACTCTGTCCAACCTCTGCCTGAAGATCAATGTCAAACTTGGTGGCATTAACAACATCCTAGTCCCACACCAGCG CTCTGCCGTCTTTCAACAGCCAGTGATATTCCTGGGAGCGGATGTTACACACCCCCCGGCAGGGGATGGGAAAAAGCCTTCGATCACAGCA GTGGTAGGCAGTATGGATGCCCATCCCAGCCGTTACTGTGCTACTGTGCGAGTGCAGCGACCACGGCAGGAGATCATTGAAGACTTATCCTACATGGTACGTGAGCTGCTTATCCAGTTCTACAAGTCCACCCGCTTCAAGCCTACCCGCATCATTTTCTACCGAGATGGTGTTCCTGAAGGCCAGCTCCCCCAG ATCCTCCACTATGAGCTGCTGGCCATTCGTGATGCCTGCATCAAACTGGAAAAGGACTACCAGCCTGGGATCACTTATATTGTGGTTCAGAAACGCCATCACACCCGCCTTTTTTGTGCTGACAAGAATGAGCGA ATTGGGAAGAGTGGTAACATCCCAGCTGGGACCACTGTGGACACCAACATCACCCACCCATTTGAGTTTGACTTCTATCTGTGCAGCCACGCAGGCATCCAG GGCACCAGCCGACCATCCCATTACTATGTCCTTTGGGATGACAACCGTTTCACAGCGGATGAGCTCCAGATCTTGACGTACCAGCTGTGCCACACTTACGTGCGATGCACACGCTCCGTCTCAATCCCAGCACCTGCCTACTATGCTCGCTTGGTGGCTTTCCGGGCACGATACCACCTAGTGGACAAGGAGCATGACAG TGGAGAAGGGAGCCACATATCGGGGCAGAGCAATGGGCGGGATCCCCAGGCCCTGGCCAAAGCCGTGCAGGTTCACCAGGATACTCTGCGCACCATGTACTTCGCTTGA
- the AGO1 gene encoding protein argonaute-1 isoform X1: MEAGPSGAAAGAYLPPLQQVFQAPRRPGIGTVGKPIKLLANYFEVDIPKIDVYHYEVDIKPDKCPRRVNREVVEYMVQHFKPQIFGDRKPVYDGKKNIYTVTALPIGNERVDFEVTIPGEGKDRIFKVSIKWLAIVSWRMLHEALVSGQIPVPLESVQALDVAMRHLASMRYTPVGRSFFSPPEGYYHPLGGGREVWFGFHQSVRPAMWKMMLNIDVSATAFYKAQPVIEFMCEVLDIRNIDEQPKPLTDSQRVRFTKEIKGLKVEVTHCGQMKRKYRVCNVTRRPASHQTFPLQLESGQTVECTVAQYFKQKYNLQLKYPHLPCLQVGQEQKHTYLPLEVCNIVAGQRCIKKLTDNQTSTMIKATARSAPDRQEEISRLMKNASYNLDPYIQEFGIKVKDDMTEVTGRVLPAPILQYGGRVSRNRAIATPNQGVWDMRGKQFYNGIEIKVWAIACFAPQKQCREEVLKNFTDQLRKISKDAGMPIQGQPCFCKYAQGADSVEPMFRHLKNTYSGLQLIIVILPGKTPVYAEVKRVGDTLLGMATQCVQVKNVVKTSPQTLSNLCLKINVKLGGINNILVPHQRSAVFQQPVIFLGADVTHPPAGDGKKPSITAVVGSMDAHPSRYCATVRVQRPRQEIIEDLSYMVRELLIQFYKSTRFKPTRIIFYRDGVPEGQLPQILHYELLAIRDACIKLEKDYQPGITYIVVQKRHHTRLFCADKNERIGKSGNIPAGTTVDTNITHPFEFDFYLCSHAGIQGTSRPSHYYVLWDDNRFTADELQILTYQLCHTYVRCTRSVSIPAPAYYARLVAFRARYHLVDKEHDSGEGSHISGQSNGRDPQALAKAVQVHQDTLRTMYFA; the protein is encoded by the exons ATGGAAGCGGGACCCTCGGGAGCAG CTGCAGGCGCCTACCTGCCCCCTCTGCAGCAGGTGTTCCAGGCACCTCGCCGGCCTGGCATTGGCACTGTGGGGAAACCAATCAAGCTCCTGGCCAATTACTTTGAGGTGGACATCCCTAAGATTGACGTCTACCACTACGAGGTGGATATCAAGCCGGATAAGTGTCCTCGCAGAGTCAACCG GGAAGTGGTGGAATACATGGTCCAGCATTTCAAGCCTCAGATCTTTGGTGATCGCAAGCCCGTGTATGATGGAAAGAAGAACATTTACACTGTCACAGCATTGCCCATTGGCAATGAACGG GTTGACTTTGAGGTGACAATCCCTGGGGAAGGGAAGGATCGAATCTTCAAGGTTTCCATCAAGTGGCTAGCCATTGTGAGCTGGCGCATGCTGCATGAGGCCTTGGTCAGTGGCCAAATCCCTGTTCCCCTGGAGTCTGTGCAAGCCCTGGATGTGGCCATGAGGCACCTGGCATCCATGAG GTACACCCCTGTGGGCCGCTCCTTCTTCTCACCGCCTGAGGGCTACTACCACCCGCTGGGGGGTGGGCGCGAGGTCTGGTTCGGCTTTCACCAGTCTGTGCGCCCTGCCATGTGGAAGATGATGCTCAACATTGATG TCTCAGCCACCGCCTTCTACAAGGCGCAGCCAGTGATTGAGTTCATGTGTGAGGTGCTGGACATCAGGAACATAGATGAGCAGCCTAAGCCTCTCACGGACTCTCAGCGTGTGCGCTTCACCAAGGAGATCAAGG GCCTAAAGGTGGAAGTGACCCACTGTGGACAGATGAAGAGGAAATATCGCGTGTGTAATGTTACTCGCCGCCCTGCCAGCCATCAGAC GTTTCCCTTGCAGCTGGAGAGTGGACAGACTGTGGAATGTACAGTGGCACAGTATTTCAAGCAGAAATACAACCTTCAGCTCAAGTatccccacctgccctgcctgcAGGTTGGCCAGGAACAAAAGCATACCTACCTGCCTCTAGAG GTCTGTAACATTGTGGCTGGGCAGCGCTGCATTAAGAAGCTGACCGACAACCAGACTTCGACCATGATAAAGGCTACAGCTAGGTCGGCCCCAGACAGACAGGAGGAGATCAGCCGTCTG ATGAAGAATGCTAGCTACAACCTAGATCCCTACATCCAGGAATTTGGGATCAAGGTGAAGGATGACATGACGGAGGTGACAGGGCGAGTGCTGCCGGCGCCCATCTTGCAGTACGGCGGCCGGGTGAGCAGG AACCGGGCCATTGCCACACCCAATCAGGGTGTCTGGGACATGCGGGGGAAACAGTTCTACAATGGGATTGAGATCAAAGTCTGGGCCATCGCCTGCTTCGCACCCCAAAAACAGTGTCGAGAAGAGGTGCTCAA GAACTTCACCGACCAGCTGCGGAAGATTTCCAAGGATGCAGGAATGCCTATCCAGGGCCAACCTTGCTTCTGCAAATACGCGCAGGGGGCAGACAGCGTGGAGCCCATGTTCCGGCATCTCAAGAACACCTACTCAGGGCTGCAGCTCATTATCGTCATCCTGCCAGGGAAGACGCCAGTGTATG CTGAAGTGAAACGTGTTGGAGATACACTGTTGGGAATGGCTACACAGTGTGTGCAAGTGAAGAATGTGGTCAAGACCTCACCTCAGACTCTGTCCAACCTCTGCCTGAAGATCAATGTCAAACTTGGTGGCATTAACAACATCCTAGTCCCACACCAGCG CTCTGCCGTCTTTCAACAGCCAGTGATATTCCTGGGAGCGGATGTTACACACCCCCCGGCAGGGGATGGGAAAAAGCCTTCGATCACAGCA GTGGTAGGCAGTATGGATGCCCATCCCAGCCGTTACTGTGCTACTGTGCGAGTGCAGCGACCACGGCAGGAGATCATTGAAGACTTATCCTACATGGTACGTGAGCTGCTTATCCAGTTCTACAAGTCCACCCGCTTCAAGCCTACCCGCATCATTTTCTACCGAGATGGTGTTCCTGAAGGCCAGCTCCCCCAG ATCCTCCACTATGAGCTGCTGGCCATTCGTGATGCCTGCATCAAACTGGAAAAGGACTACCAGCCTGGGATCACTTATATTGTGGTTCAGAAACGCCATCACACCCGCCTTTTTTGTGCTGACAAGAATGAGCGA ATTGGGAAGAGTGGTAACATCCCAGCTGGGACCACTGTGGACACCAACATCACCCACCCATTTGAGTTTGACTTCTATCTGTGCAGCCACGCAGGCATCCAG GGCACCAGCCGACCATCCCATTACTATGTCCTTTGGGATGACAACCGTTTCACAGCGGATGAGCTCCAGATCTTGACGTACCAGCTGTGCCACACTTACGTGCGATGCACACGCTCCGTCTCAATCCCAGCACCTGCCTACTATGCTCGCTTGGTGGCTTTCCGGGCACGATACCACCTAGTGGACAAGGAGCATGACAG TGGAGAAGGGAGCCACATATCGGGGCAGAGCAATGGGCGGGATCCCCAGGCCCTGGCCAAAGCCGTGCAGGTTCACCAGGATACTCTGCGCACCATGTACTTCGCTTGA
- the AGO1 gene encoding protein argonaute-1 isoform X3, translating into MPHRVGACARGTSSLPVPARYTPVGRSFFSPPEGYYHPLGGGREVWFGFHQSVRPAMWKMMLNIDVSATAFYKAQPVIEFMCEVLDIRNIDEQPKPLTDSQRVRFTKEIKGLKVEVTHCGQMKRKYRVCNVTRRPASHQTFPLQLESGQTVECTVAQYFKQKYNLQLKYPHLPCLQVGQEQKHTYLPLEVCNIVAGQRCIKKLTDNQTSTMIKATARSAPDRQEEISRLMKNASYNLDPYIQEFGIKVKDDMTEVTGRVLPAPILQYGGRVSRNRAIATPNQGVWDMRGKQFYNGIEIKVWAIACFAPQKQCREEVLKNFTDQLRKISKDAGMPIQGQPCFCKYAQGADSVEPMFRHLKNTYSGLQLIIVILPGKTPVYAEVKRVGDTLLGMATQCVQVKNVVKTSPQTLSNLCLKINVKLGGINNILVPHQRSAVFQQPVIFLGADVTHPPAGDGKKPSITAVVGSMDAHPSRYCATVRVQRPRQEIIEDLSYMVRELLIQFYKSTRFKPTRIIFYRDGVPEGQLPQILHYELLAIRDACIKLEKDYQPGITYIVVQKRHHTRLFCADKNERIGKSGNIPAGTTVDTNITHPFEFDFYLCSHAGIQGTSRPSHYYVLWDDNRFTADELQILTYQLCHTYVRCTRSVSIPAPAYYARLVAFRARYHLVDKEHDSGEGSHISGQSNGRDPQALAKAVQVHQDTLRTMYFA; encoded by the exons ATGCCTCACAGGGTGGGGGCCTGTGCCCGAGGGACCAGTTCTCTGCCTGTCCCTGCCAGGTACACCCCTGTGGGCCGCTCCTTCTTCTCACCGCCTGAGGGCTACTACCACCCGCTGGGGGGTGGGCGCGAGGTCTGGTTCGGCTTTCACCAGTCTGTGCGCCCTGCCATGTGGAAGATGATGCTCAACATTGATG TCTCAGCCACCGCCTTCTACAAGGCGCAGCCAGTGATTGAGTTCATGTGTGAGGTGCTGGACATCAGGAACATAGATGAGCAGCCTAAGCCTCTCACGGACTCTCAGCGTGTGCGCTTCACCAAGGAGATCAAGG GCCTAAAGGTGGAAGTGACCCACTGTGGACAGATGAAGAGGAAATATCGCGTGTGTAATGTTACTCGCCGCCCTGCCAGCCATCAGAC GTTTCCCTTGCAGCTGGAGAGTGGACAGACTGTGGAATGTACAGTGGCACAGTATTTCAAGCAGAAATACAACCTTCAGCTCAAGTatccccacctgccctgcctgcAGGTTGGCCAGGAACAAAAGCATACCTACCTGCCTCTAGAG GTCTGTAACATTGTGGCTGGGCAGCGCTGCATTAAGAAGCTGACCGACAACCAGACTTCGACCATGATAAAGGCTACAGCTAGGTCGGCCCCAGACAGACAGGAGGAGATCAGCCGTCTG ATGAAGAATGCTAGCTACAACCTAGATCCCTACATCCAGGAATTTGGGATCAAGGTGAAGGATGACATGACGGAGGTGACAGGGCGAGTGCTGCCGGCGCCCATCTTGCAGTACGGCGGCCGGGTGAGCAGG AACCGGGCCATTGCCACACCCAATCAGGGTGTCTGGGACATGCGGGGGAAACAGTTCTACAATGGGATTGAGATCAAAGTCTGGGCCATCGCCTGCTTCGCACCCCAAAAACAGTGTCGAGAAGAGGTGCTCAA GAACTTCACCGACCAGCTGCGGAAGATTTCCAAGGATGCAGGAATGCCTATCCAGGGCCAACCTTGCTTCTGCAAATACGCGCAGGGGGCAGACAGCGTGGAGCCCATGTTCCGGCATCTCAAGAACACCTACTCAGGGCTGCAGCTCATTATCGTCATCCTGCCAGGGAAGACGCCAGTGTATG CTGAAGTGAAACGTGTTGGAGATACACTGTTGGGAATGGCTACACAGTGTGTGCAAGTGAAGAATGTGGTCAAGACCTCACCTCAGACTCTGTCCAACCTCTGCCTGAAGATCAATGTCAAACTTGGTGGCATTAACAACATCCTAGTCCCACACCAGCG CTCTGCCGTCTTTCAACAGCCAGTGATATTCCTGGGAGCGGATGTTACACACCCCCCGGCAGGGGATGGGAAAAAGCCTTCGATCACAGCA GTGGTAGGCAGTATGGATGCCCATCCCAGCCGTTACTGTGCTACTGTGCGAGTGCAGCGACCACGGCAGGAGATCATTGAAGACTTATCCTACATGGTACGTGAGCTGCTTATCCAGTTCTACAAGTCCACCCGCTTCAAGCCTACCCGCATCATTTTCTACCGAGATGGTGTTCCTGAAGGCCAGCTCCCCCAG ATCCTCCACTATGAGCTGCTGGCCATTCGTGATGCCTGCATCAAACTGGAAAAGGACTACCAGCCTGGGATCACTTATATTGTGGTTCAGAAACGCCATCACACCCGCCTTTTTTGTGCTGACAAGAATGAGCGA ATTGGGAAGAGTGGTAACATCCCAGCTGGGACCACTGTGGACACCAACATCACCCACCCATTTGAGTTTGACTTCTATCTGTGCAGCCACGCAGGCATCCAG GGCACCAGCCGACCATCCCATTACTATGTCCTTTGGGATGACAACCGTTTCACAGCGGATGAGCTCCAGATCTTGACGTACCAGCTGTGCCACACTTACGTGCGATGCACACGCTCCGTCTCAATCCCAGCACCTGCCTACTATGCTCGCTTGGTGGCTTTCCGGGCACGATACCACCTAGTGGACAAGGAGCATGACAG TGGAGAAGGGAGCCACATATCGGGGCAGAGCAATGGGCGGGATCCCCAGGCCCTGGCCAAAGCCGTGCAGGTTCACCAGGATACTCTGCGCACCATGTACTTCGCTTGA